From Lujinxingia litoralis, the proteins below share one genomic window:
- a CDS encoding type I restriction-modification system subunit M encodes MTDTKLPDITLPLLERHLWKSADILRGSIDAADYKHYIFGLLFYKRLCDVWQEEYDQSLDEFGNKTLAAMPEEHRFHVPPGSHWHEIRQSSVDIGERLNVAFRAIEDASPRVKGVFADVDFANKERFPDALIEALMAHFEELGPLTNARVDANMLGDAYEYLIAQFADDAGKKGGEFYTPKQVVRLMVEILRPEPGMTIYDPACGAGGMLLVCWKYLVEQGQNPKSLSLYGQEKNLNTWAICKMSLLLHDIDDARVMRGDTLLDPKLLEADGSLKQFDMVLANPPFSLKNWGNKVWKEGDPFGRDVYGVPPKSYGDFAFIQHMVASLKPTGRMAVVVPHGVLFRGGAEGKIRTKLLQADLIEAVIGLGNNLFYGTGIPAAIVVINKQKAPQRREKVLIVNGEKHIAEDKTQNYLTDDHVARLATAVHDYEDQELLARVVELSEIADNDYNLNLSRYVQTDPPPPPIDVDAEVKKLRELTAKRDAAEAQMNAYLEELGYGE; translated from the coding sequence ATGACCGATACCAAACTCCCCGACATCACCCTCCCCCTCCTTGAGCGCCACCTCTGGAAATCCGCCGACATCCTGCGCGGCTCCATCGATGCGGCCGACTACAAGCACTACATCTTCGGGCTGCTCTTTTATAAGCGGCTCTGCGACGTCTGGCAGGAGGAGTACGACCAGAGCCTCGACGAGTTCGGCAACAAAACCCTGGCCGCGATGCCCGAGGAGCACCGCTTTCATGTGCCCCCGGGCAGCCACTGGCACGAGATTCGCCAGAGTTCGGTGGATATTGGCGAGCGCCTCAACGTGGCATTTCGCGCCATTGAGGACGCCAGCCCCCGGGTCAAAGGCGTCTTTGCCGACGTGGACTTTGCCAACAAAGAGCGCTTCCCCGACGCCCTCATCGAAGCGCTGATGGCGCATTTTGAGGAGCTCGGGCCCCTGACCAACGCGCGGGTCGACGCCAACATGCTCGGCGACGCCTACGAGTACCTGATCGCGCAATTCGCCGACGACGCAGGCAAGAAGGGCGGCGAGTTTTATACGCCGAAGCAGGTGGTGCGTTTGATGGTGGAGATTCTGCGGCCTGAGCCGGGCATGACCATCTACGACCCGGCCTGCGGCGCTGGCGGCATGCTGCTCGTCTGCTGGAAATACCTGGTCGAGCAGGGCCAGAACCCCAAAAGCCTCTCGCTCTACGGCCAGGAGAAGAATCTCAACACCTGGGCCATCTGCAAGATGTCGCTCCTCCTCCACGACATCGACGACGCCCGCGTCATGCGTGGCGACACCCTCCTCGACCCCAAACTCCTCGAGGCCGACGGCAGCCTTAAGCAATTCGATATGGTGCTCGCCAACCCGCCCTTTTCGCTCAAAAACTGGGGCAACAAGGTCTGGAAAGAGGGCGACCCCTTCGGCCGCGACGTCTACGGCGTGCCGCCCAAAAGCTACGGCGATTTCGCCTTCATTCAGCATATGGTCGCCAGCCTCAAACCCACCGGGCGCATGGCCGTCGTCGTCCCCCACGGCGTGCTCTTCCGCGGCGGAGCCGAGGGTAAGATCCGCACCAAACTCCTGCAGGCCGACCTGATCGAGGCTGTCATCGGCCTCGGCAATAATTTGTTCTATGGCACCGGCATCCCCGCCGCCATTGTGGTCATCAACAAACAAAAAGCCCCCCAACGCCGCGAGAAGGTGCTGATCGTCAATGGCGAAAAACACATCGCCGAAGACAAAACCCAGAACTACCTCACCGACGACCACGTCGCTCGCCTCGCCACCGCCGTCCACGACTACGAGGATCAAGAACTCCTCGCCAGAGTCGTCGAGCTCAGCGAAATCGCCGACAACGACTATAATTTAAACCTC